The window NNNNNNNNNNNNNNNNNNNNNNNNNNNNNNNNNNNNNNNNNNNNNNNNNNNNNNNNNNNNNNNNNNNNNNNNNNNNNNNNNNNNNNNNNNNNNNNNNNNNNNNNNNNNNNNNNNNNNNNNNNNNNNNNNNNNNNNNNNNNNNNNNNNNNNNNNNNNNNNNNNNNNNNNNNNNNNNNNNNNNNNNNNNNNNNNNNNNNNNNNNNNNNNNNNNNNNNNNNNNNNNNNNNNNNNNNNNNNNNNNNNNNNNNNNNNNNNNNNNNNNNNNNNNNNNNNNNNNNNNNNNNNNNNNNNNNNNNNNNNNNNNNNNNNNNNNNNNNNNNNNNNNNNNNNNNNNNNNNNNNNNNNNNNNNNNNNNNNNNNNNNNNNNNNNNNNNNNNNNNNNNNNNNNNNNNNNNNNNNNNNNNNNNNNNNNNNNNNNNNNNNNNNNNNNNNNNNNNNNNNNNNNNNNNNNNNNNNNNNNNNNNNNNNNNNNNNNNNNNNNNNNNNNNNNNNNNNNNNNNNNNNNNNNNNNNNNNNNNNNNNNNNNNNNNNNNNNNNNNNNNNNNNNNNNNNNNNNNNNNNNNNNNNNNNNNNNNNNNNNNNNNNNNNNNNNNNNNNNNNNNCCTATTTCCTCTACCCACTAATATTGTATTAACATTGCTGTTAACCTACCTGAAAACCAGGAATATACCGGGCTTACACAGTTCTATACCTTAGCCAATTCATACTGCCTTAGATTCTACCTTTACTCCGAAGATATCAGTCTATTTGCCAAGCAACACGAAAACTTACTTGACCCCATCTCCCACCTTTTGGTCATAGTGTATCAGCCTAATTTCACTATTTACGTTTGACGAAGCTTTCAGTAATTCAATTAATTTAATCATAGCAGTATATTTATCCTAGCAATCACCTGCTTCAAGGCTAGCAGTTTGTTTCACATTGTCCCTACCGCTTAGCACAAAACCGTTACCAGTAATGCACCGGTAGATAGGATTACCTCAAATAGAATAGGTAGTCCAAAAGTCTACCTTACGGTAGACTTAGACAGCCTAAGATATAGCTTATCCCTATTATTTCAAAGGCTGGTCGCACTGTCGGATAACGTCCCAGGGGTTCGCGACGTCCCCTTTAATGCTCATAACCTCAAATTTAACACTTTAAGTCTAACATAAGTCAGCCCCAACTACCATTTATGCTCACTAGTTGAATGTCGCTAACCCCTTGTTATACGATGGATTGTGCCGTCTTTTTATTCAAATCTAGAAAGTATCTTTCTTTTCTAAAACAAAAAATTTTGTGAGAAAATTATTAACTTTAGCTAATAAATTCATTAAAACTGTAAAAATTAAAGCTAATATGAAAGTTCTACCTTCCCCATCTATTCCATATCTCTTCAACATAAGTTTATCAAAAATAAATTCATCAAAATGAAATATCATAAATAATACTACAATCATTTGTAAAAGAAATATAGGCATTAGAAATTTCTTATTAAAACCTTCAAAATAAAACATTTTATGCCTATCTTTTAAATGTTCTCTATAATTTTTTATATTATCATTTATAATTTCTTCTTGACTTTCTAAAAACTCATATCCTTTTTTCTCATTATTTAAATTCTCTATCTGTTCTAATTGATTTATTATCTGTTTTTTTATTTTTTTACATTTTTCACATTCTTCACCTGAATTTTCAATATGGAATGATATAACTCCTAATTTTCCTAATGCTTTTTTAAAAATAGAAGTAGATGACTTATTTTCTAAGAAATTATCTATCATATTAAAAAAAGCATTTTTTTGACTCCTATTTTCTTCCTCTTTAATAATATTAATACCCATAATCCCAATGAAAACATCATAATAAATACTATAATAATCTATTTTATCCTTTTTATATAACATTCTAAATTGACCTACTATATCAACTGATTCTTTTAAAATTTCTATAAAATCTATTCTAAGATCTTCAACCTTTTTAATGGAAAAAAGATTAAAAATAAATTCTAGACTTTTATCTTTTAACTTATCATATTTTTGATTATCTAAGTCATAAATTTTATCAATAAATTCAAATAAGATGGGCAAATAATCAATGTTATATCGTTTCATTATCTTTTTTATTTTTCTTTTACCTTTTCGAGTGTAAGTATTTTCAATCATTTTTAAAGTAAAATAATATTGGGAAGAATATTTTTTTGATGTAATCTCTCCTAAATCATTATGAACAGCATTGAAATGGATTAGATAATCTTTTGTAATTTTTTTAATTGTCTTTTATACTTTTTAATTCCTATTCTCTTTTTCAACATATATTTTAAGTTCCTAGTAAAATCTAAAATTTTAATATTAAAATCTAAACATTTACTACAGCTAAGAGCGTTATTATCCACTATTTTACTTAAAGATTTTAAATTAGATAAAAACCTCTTAGATGTACTAATATGAGTCACATCTGTTTCTCCAAACACTTCCTGTAAAATTGATTCTATATAATCATAACTATTTTTAATATTCATTCTAATTCTCCTTCCAAAAAAGAACTTAGGCACAATCTGTCGTATAACGTCCCTGCGATTCGCGATGTGCTGCTAACACTCCTAATCTCAGATTAAATCTACAAATCTGATATAAGTCAGTCCCGAATTTCATTTATTCTCTCCAATTGCATGTTGCTAATCGCATGTTATGTGAGCGTTCTCCCCCCCATGTTTTCACCTTAACTTCAAATAATTTCATAGTTAAAAAATAATTAAACAGGAAAATATATCTGGGTGATGATAAAAAAATATTTATCAGAAAACATATTCCCTGCTTCCTGATAAACTGTTATTATTCATAACAAACTTAATCAATCTTTCCTATGGATTTTTAACATATCTAAATCAATTATAAATCCACCCTCAATTAATATATCTAATCCCAGTAACCCATTAATATCTTCATAGGGTAACACTGTAAAATCTATTGAAAAGTTATTTAATTTAAATCCACTTATCTTAACCTCATCAACAGTCTTTATAAATGCATGTCCAGTTCCACCAATTCCATAAGAAGTTACAATTTCATCTTCCTTACTAATTCTTATTCCTATCTCATCAACTTCTTCCTGTGAAATTAAAGAGTTTTCTGCACCCGTATCTACTACTATATTATCAATAACTTTTGATTTACCCTTATAAGTAATTTCTATCGAGGTAAACAATAATCCATCTCTATATTCAATTTTCATTTCTGAATACTCCTCTTAATCCAATCCTACTTCTAATTTTAAGAGTAATATCTTTCTTTGAAGTATGATAAACTAAAACATTATCTTTAGATTTTAAAAACTCTTTCGTAGCATCCTCTTCAGAAACTGTATCAATTACAGCAACCTCATCAACATATTCTTGATTCCCCTCAATATGAGAATTCAACACTTCCAACTTAACAAATTTATCGGGATATATTTTTCTAACTTCTTCCCATTTCATAGACTATCCCTCCTAATATCTAGTAATTATAATACTTATAAATATTATACCATATAACAAACAAAATGATAAACAATCTGAAAAGTTGAATTATATTAATTACTTAAACCAATGTTTTTCACAGCGATTTCAATGATTTGGGGGGAGAAGTCGGGTAAGTCAGGAGCTTTACAGCTCCTTCCTCCCCTAAGAACCGTACTTGACACTTTCACGTCATACGGCTCAAGCTCTCCAAAACTAATCTTCGGATTAGCAAACAATAATTAAATTCATTTCAATCTTAGCTTTTTGCGTAAATAATATTTATCATATTCTTTTAAATAAGGGTTTGCTGCGAACTTTATTAACCTATGCCTTATTATCTTTGTATCACTTGCGAATATCAATTTGATATTTCCAACTGAGAATGTCCAATCACGGGTTTCAGTTCTTATCCAGTATCTATCTTTTATCCATTGTTTAGCTTTATTTGGATGTCTTCGCTTTGCCCAACTCCACAGTGCATAGAATATATCCCTATCTAAGCTTTGATAGCTCTTTTTGGAACATGCACTCCTATGGTAATTACACCAACCTCTAATTTTTGAGTTTAATATCTTAATTAAGTTTTCTTGTTTTATTGTTTTGTTTTCCTTGATTTTAGTTCTAATTTCGTTTATTATTGATTTATAGGATTCTTTAGATGGTTTTATAATTAGCTTTCCATTATATTTCCTAAAGTTCCATCCTAGAAAATCAAATCCAGTATTGATATGAGTTATTTCGGTCTTTTCTCTTGATAGTTCAAGACCTCTTTCTTTCAAAAATCCCTCAATCAATTCTCTGGCTTCTTCTAGAACTTCTTTATTAGTGGCTGTTACTACAAAATCATCTGCGTATCTTACCAGATTTATTTTATTTCTTCTATTATATTTTCTATTTATTGTTCCTCTTGAATTAGTCCAATATTTTCTTTTTAATAATTCTTCTAATCCGTCTAGTGTCATATTAGCTAGAATAGGTGAAATTATTCCACCTTGTGGAGTTCCTTTTTCCGTAGGAAAAAGCTTTTTATTATGAACAAAACCTGCTTTAAGAAACTGATTTAATATTTTTCTGTCAATTAATATATTTTCTTTTAACCATTCGTGATTTATATTATCAAAACAACCTTTGATATCTCCTTCTAACACCCACTGAGCAGATATCTTTTTCCCTAATAATTTAAACAGATATTCTTTGGCATCATCACAACTCCTATATTTTCTAAAGCCAAATGATACCTTATCTGCTGTTGTTTCTGATATCGGATCAAGTGTTTTAGCATATAGAGCTTGCATCGCTCTATCATGTATTGTAGGTATCCCCAAAGGTCTTTTCTTTCCATTTGACTTTGAGATATGCACTCTTTTTAATGCTTTTGCTTTATAATTCTTATTAGTTAATTTTAGGGCATTTATATATTTGCTTGTAGCAGTAGACCACAGTATTTTATCTATACCTGGTGTCTTTTTCCCTTTATTTGTTGTTACTCGCCTTACGGCAAGTAGTTTTGTATAATATGATTTTGATAATAAATATTGTAGCTTTCTAGCTAAGTTCTTCATTCCTCTAGTTATTGCTTTAGCGATTCGCGATTGAAGTTTATTAACCTTTCTTATTACAGGTCCCCAAATTATTGTTTCCCATTTGATACCTGCATTCTTCCGGTCTACGGTCGCCCACTCATATTGAGTTATTTGGCTTGCCATATTCATAAAGTTTCAATCCTTTCCTGCCTTAGATAACCTTTAGGAAGTCAGCCTCCTTTCAGAGCAGGGCAAATTTAGAACCCTTATCTATCTCATTACAAGATAACATTCGCTTTTTCCTATTTCCTCTACCCACTAATATTGTATTAACATTGCTGTTAACCTACCTGAAAACCAGGAATATACCGGGCTTACACAGTTCTATACCTTAGCCAATTCATACTGCCTTAGATTCTACCTTTACTCCGAAGATATCAGTCTATTTGCCAAGCAACACGAAAACTTACTTGACCCCATCTCCCACCTTTTGGTCATAGTGTATCAGCCTAATTTCACTATTTACGTTTGACGAAGCTTTCAGTAATTCAATTAATTTAATCATAGCAGTATATTTATCCTAGCAATCACCTGCTTCAAGGCTAGCAGTTTGTTTCACATTGTCCCTACCGCTTAGCACAAAACCGTTACCAGTAATGCACCGGTAGATAGGATTACCTCAAATAGAATAGGTAGTCCAAAAGTCTACCTTACGGTAGACTTAGACAGCCTAAGATATAGCTTATCCCTATTATTTCAAAGGCTGGTCGCACTGTCACATAACGTCCCGCAGATTCGCGACGTCCCCATAAACGCTCCCAACTTCTAATTAAAGCTCACATCCTCACATAAGTCATCTCCACTCTCCATTTATCCTCGCTAGTTGGGATGTCGCTAAGCTGCTGTTAGATGACGTGCCGACTTTCTTCCCCATAAATTTTATTTTAGAATTTATCTCAATACTTTTCTAACAAAAGCTACTGTGAAATACGACATTAAAAACATACCTATAAATCCTTCCAATCCCGATAAAAATATGAGACTACCGTTAGTTGACATTCTATCAAAACTACTATCTCCATAACCAATAGTAAGAAAAGTTATTATACTATGATAGGTAGATTGCTTTAAAGAAGAAATATCTATAGGAAATAAAGACTTTAAATTTTGAACTTCAATCGGTATAATTCTCGTTGTTTTAAAATATGAGTAATAAAAAACTGTGAACAAACTTATTACTATAAACATACTTATGAAAATACTAAAAGGTTTTGTCCCAAATCCCCCCATCAATTGTAAAAATATTTTTCTTGGAATCCATAATAATCCATTATATAATTTATCAAGCCAATTATTAGCTTCACAAAATTTACTATTAATTTGATTAC of the Orenia metallireducens genome contains:
- a CDS encoding retropepsin-like aspartic protease, encoding MKIEYRDGLLFTSIEITYKGKSKVIDNIVVDTGAENSLISQEEVDEIGIRISKEDEIVTSYGIGGTGHAFIKTVDEVKISGFKLNNFSIDFTVLPYEDINGLLGLDILIEGGFIIDLDMLKIHRKD
- the ltrA gene encoding group II intron reverse transcriptase/maturase; the encoded protein is MNMASQITQYEWATVDRKNAGIKWETIIWGPVIRKVNKLQSRIAKAITRGMKNLARKLQYLLSKSYYTKLLAVRRVTTNKGKKTPGIDKILWSTATSKYINALKLTNKNYKAKALKRVHISKSNGKKRPLGIPTIHDRAMQALYAKTLDPISETTADKVSFGFRKYRSCDDAKEYLFKLLGKKISAQWVLEGDIKGCFDNINHEWLKENILIDRKILNQFLKAGFVHNKKLFPTEKGTPQGGIISPILANMTLDGLEELLKRKYWTNSRGTINRKYNRRNKINLVRYADDFVVTATNKEVLEEARELIEGFLKERGLELSREKTEITHINTGFDFLGWNFRKYNGKLIIKPSKESYKSIINEIRTKIKENKTIKQENLIKILNSKIRGWCNYHRSACSKKSYQSLDRDIFYALWSWAKRRHPNKAKQWIKDRYWIRTETRDWTFSVGNIKLIFASDTKIIRHRLIKFAANPYLKEYDKYYLRKKLRLK